A single Salmo salar chromosome ssa19, Ssal_v3.1, whole genome shotgun sequence DNA region contains:
- the LOC106578589 gene encoding E3 ubiquitin-protein ligase RNF152 translates to METRSLSQDSILECQICFNYYSPRRRPKLLDCRHTCCSVCLTQMRSSQKEIRCPWCRGVTKLPAGLSVSQLPDDPDIITVIAIPHASEHTPVFIRLPSNGCYMLPLPVAKERALLPGELGCRFLPGGSGQQKVDVAVVAMPELQPLGMSLDGLEDTERRGAGGGGGGGGKGSTWSGVCTVILVACVLLFLLGIVLHNMSCISKRFTVISCG, encoded by the coding sequence ATGGAGACTCGGTCTCTCTCGCAGGACTCCATCTTAGAGTGTCAGATCTGTTTTAACTACTACAGCCCGCGAAGGAGGCCTAAGCTGCTGGATTGCAGACACACGTGCTGCTCTGTGTGCCTGACCCAGATGAGGTCCAGCCAGAAAGAGATCCGCTGCCCCTGGTGCCGTGGCGTCACCAAACTCCCTGCCGGCCTGTCCGTCTCCCAGCTCCCCGATGACCCTGACATCATTACCGTCATCGCCATCCCGCACGCCTCCGAGCACACGCCTGTCTTCATCCGCCTGCCTAGCAATGGCTGCTACATGCTGCCTCTGCCCGTCGCTAAGGAGAGGGCGCTTTTGCCTGGCGAACTGGGCTGCCGGTTCCTGCCAGGTGGCAGCGGGCAGCAGAAGGTGGATGTGGCGGTGGTAGCCATGCCTGAGCTGCAGCCCCTGGGGATGAGTCTCGATGGCCTGGAagacacagagaggaggggagccgggggaggaggtggtggaggggggaAGGGCTCCACATGGTCCGGGGTGTGTACAGTGATCCTGGTAGCCTGTGTCCTGCTCTTTCTCCTGGGTATCGTGCTCCACAACATGTCCTGCATCTCCAAACGTTTTACTGTCATCTCCTGTGGCTGA